Proteins encoded within one genomic window of Arachis ipaensis cultivar K30076 chromosome B08, Araip1.1, whole genome shotgun sequence:
- the LOC107613907 gene encoding uncharacterized protein LOC107613907 — protein sequence MQNTLLNQTKESFQLSPKFEVSACGVGEFSVGHNNSNNRTMKGNNGYLVTMGAPSPRSRPACTCSNRPGSVRCARHGYVVPSERMKKRVASKEILRRALTPPPPRRLGLRWLNFRPTPSRLSNMSMA from the coding sequence ATGCAGAATACCCTTTTGAATCAAACCAAAGAAAGTTTTCAACTTTCACCGAAGTTTGAAGTTTCAGCTTGTGGGGTGGGTGAGTTCAGCGTTGGtcacaacaacagcaacaacagaaCCATGAAAGGAAACAACGGTTACTTGGTTACCATGGGAGCTCCATCACCCCGATCCAGACCGGCCTGCACGTGTTCGAACCGGCCCGGTTCGGTTCGGTGCGCTAGACATGGGTACGTGGTGCCAAGTGAGAGGATGAAGAAGCGTGTAGCAAGCAAAGAGATTCTGAGGAGAGCACTGACTCCACCACCTCCAAGACGGTTAGGACTTAGATGGTTGAATTTCAGGCCTACCCCTAGCAGGCTCTCTAACATGTCCATGGCCtga